One part of the Pecten maximus chromosome 1, xPecMax1.1, whole genome shotgun sequence genome encodes these proteins:
- the LOC117331170 gene encoding L-threonine 3-dehydrogenase-like, whose amino-acid sequence MATTSTVPATMRALVKTKEGMSFDLQEVSVPVPTGDEVLIKVDAVSVCGSDINMYTWNDVAKVIATIPFTPGHECAGTVVKCGPDANIQVGSKVGVENHYYCGTCYQCTHDTREICLNMGQFGHGKQTPYGGCSEYTIVPAKFLYQLKRTLTPDQIAMLEPLGVAHNAVERLDCKGEDVLIIGCGAVGILVQKVARSMGATRIIAADIDEEKLQFAKKLGADVIVNTKENDLKEFIKSFTGGVGMGRICECSGAAVMVNATFPMLRKGGQLVLVGLPKQPLHVENVLQDVVFKAMTMRTVHGRRIFHTWRETEALVAEGKVDVDEVITHRFPMTQFENAFKVLIAGQACKIVLYPSQ is encoded by the exons ATGGCTACCACCAGCACTGTTCCTGCGACAATGAGAGCTCTAGTGAAGACAAAGGAGGGGATGTCATTCGATTTACAGGAGGTATCGGTGCCCGTGCCGACGGGCGACGAGGTTCTGATCAAAGTGGATGCTGTGTCTGTATGCGGGTCGGatattaacatgtatacatGGAACGATGTGGCCAAAGTCATAGCAACGATACCGTTTACGCCTGGTCACGAGTGCGCAGGTACGGTAGTCAAGTGTGGCCCAGACGCCAACATACAAGTCGGCAGCAAAGTCGGTGTCGAGAACCATTACTACTGCGGCACGTGCTACCAGTGTACGCATGACACCCGCGAAATATGCCTCAATATGGGACAGTTTGGACATGGAAAGCAGACCCCATATGGAGGATGTTCCGAGTACACAATAGTCCCAGCCAAATTTTTATACCAGCTCAAACGAACTCTGA CACCTGACCAGATAGCAATGTTAGAGCCCCTTGGCGTGGCCCACAATGCCGTGGAGCGGTTGGACTGTAAGGGTGAGGATGTACTGATCATTGGTTGTGGTGCTGTGGGGATCCTTGTACAGAAAGTCGCCAGATCTATGGGAGCTACAAG AATAATTGCGGCAGATATTGACGAAGAGAAACTTCAATTTGCCAAAAAATTAGGCGCAGATGTTATTGTCAACACTAAAGAAAATGACTTAAAAGAG TTTATCAAATCGTTCACTGGTGGTGTTGGTATGGGACGTATCTGTGAATGCAGTGGTGCGGCCGTCATGGTTAATGCTACCTTCCCAATGCTGAGAAAAGGGGGGCAACTGGTGCTCGTTGGACTTCCGAAACAGCCTCTTCACGTGGAGAACGTCCTGCAGGACGTGG TTTTTAAGGCAATGACAATGAGGACGGTGCACGGTCGTCGTATATTCCACACCTGGCGTGAGACCGAGGCTCTGGTGGCAGAGGGTAAAGTTGATGTGGACGAAGTCATAACACATCGGTTCCCTATGACACAGTTTGAGAATGCGTTCAAAGTTCTGATTGCTGGCCAAGCGTGTAAGATAGTGCTCTACCCTTCACAGTAG